The nucleotide sequence gaataaatagaataaaataaaatcaggcCTATCCCTCATGCCTGTCAGATGTCAGGATTTACGGTTACTTAAAGCAGAGATCAGACAGTGTTTCAGTGTCATTATTAACTAGCATGTCTGTAGACTTTGTCGTCTTGACATATTTGTCTCTAATATAACTTGTGTCCCAAATTGACATTCTTGTGTCGAAGCTGAAGTACCATAAAATGATTATATTATAATGATTAGATCAATTAAACGTTTGCTCAAGCTTATAGGCATTTAGGGGAAATAGTTGTTTTGATTAAGTAATACTGCACTCACTAATGAAAGTGTTGTATTGGTTTACTGATTCCCCGCGTGAAATATTTAGTTCAGGATTTGGCTTTAGTCTAGTTTAGTTAAGAGCATGACTAGTGGATCACCAAACTACTTCACAGTGCATCAACCTCCATGTGGCTGGGATTTGTTTGACCCCTCCTGCACTGTGTAATTGCCTTATACCTGTGGCTCTCTGGTACCTATATACACTAGCCTAGATGTTATGTTAGTGCTCCCTTTTAGAGAATGATGATAGTGATTCAGTGGGGGCTCCTGGAGAACCTAAATATATCCACCATTACATCTTGAATTTTCCCACTAACTCAGCCCAGGGAAAGTTTACTCATGAAATATCAAATGAACGAGTCTGATGCATTGAGGtctcttctgtgtttattaacaaaacaaacatttgactttTAGGCTTGTGCTGACAGAGGGGAGGACTATGACAGAGTGAAACTGTTGGAAATCACTGCTGACGATGCAGAGCggtgggagaggaagaagaagaagaagaatccaGACACAGGATTCGCAGGttggtgacagacagacatagaTCGTTGCAGTGTACCCGTTGGTTGCTTTTGGTTCACAGGGTGTGAGACATGCCAAGTTGGAATTAATTGGTTAATAATGTATCGTTCAAGTTGAGCTGTTCCCTTGTTTCTTTAAGGTTTTTTTGGTCTAAGGCACCGTCCACTCATAATCCTgtatttcttgacattttaacaCTAACACGTAACAATCTCCAAACTCCATTGTCAGTGTTAATGTAAGGAGCGGCATGAATTGATGTCTGGAAATGATGTCATAGATAGCCACATATATCATTGTTTGCATCATTGGCAAGTATGAACTTGAACTTGAGCCTGGACATCAACAAAACGAATGTTACAGTGCATTCAGAAAGGATTCAGACCCCTTcactttttttatgttgcaatgACTATCCAatcatttgtattatttttccccctatacaacacacacacacacacacacacacgttgtatAGAGCTGGTTGCATGTAAGAACCCCTTGGGATATTAATCATCCCAATTTGTATTACCGACGACAAGACTTGCTGTGTCTCCTAAATATGGCTGCCATGTGTTGCATCAAAACCTCGTCTGAATTAAAACCTCTGGGCAGAAAATTATCACCAGAGGGGCTTcaagagaggaagggaggaagagagctGCCTCTTCATCCCCCTCTTAACCAGCCGCAGGTTGTGTTGCTGAGCCTCGTGCCTGCTTGGTGTTTGTTCCGGTAATTATAACTCAGTCAGAAAAaattctctctgtctcacacaatGAACTGCAGGTTATGCAGAGGCCCAATTGCGACAGTACCAAAGGCTCACCAAGCAAATCAGACCAGACATGGAGAGCTATGAGAAGCAGAGGGAAGAATGGTGAGTAAAGCTGCTCTcccatctttcttttctgtgtctgtACTGTACAGAGAGACAACTCATCATAAGCAGTTTTTTGGTGCATTTCCATTTACAGAGCCATTATACATCAGGATGTCTCTGCTGTTAAAAGTGtaactgtgacatttttagTCAAGTAAAATAAATTGCAACAATTTGTTTGGCATAATCATCATAGGATTCAGCCATCACATGTGCACAAAGCATTTTCTATATGATGACTTGTAACCTCGTCATTTGCCCAGGGGTTAGTGTTGACATATAGCTGCCAACTCCTAGAATAAATCAGAGATTATATAGTGCCTGCACGCtaaggcagacaaaaagttcACCgcctgcaggtttttttttttgcccttaaAGGCTGACGCATGCAGAACCGTGAAGGATGCACCGGCACATTTTGCCCTGAAACCAAATCCTCGCTCATTAGGGGAACCATAATCACAATGATGGAATAGAAAAGTCAGTATAAGCATGTTGAAACGCTTGTTATCTGTGGTTATGCATTCATAATTCCTTTGCTGGTGCTTCACAGCGGTGAGGACTTCCACCCCACATCCAATAGTCTGATCCATGGCACCCATGTCCCTACAAAGGAGGGCATTGACCGCATGGTGGAAGATGTTGAGAAACAGTAAGTCCCACTCACAAACACGCAGGAGAAGAATGATGCCATACCCTGTCCTGACTGTCCATTGATGTATCTTGCTTTCATCAGCACTAGCGCACCAGAAACGTACTGTTCAAATGTGTTTGGTCATATGACACTATCTCAGATTTGACAAATTATGTACGGATGAGTTTGTGACCTTTTTTGCCCATTTGAAGTGGGGGGAGTTTTGTGTGAACCAGGGTGTGTATGATCTGACTAAATGTGTCAGTCTAAATGTTTGTCTCAAATAAAGTGGTacataaaaagtacatttgaaaAAGTTCAAAGCAATGTCTCTTTCTAGAAATCATGACCAGGTTAGTCGAGAtgatccacagaccttgttgtgagcaatTTAATGGAGGCGCTATCGTCTTTCCTCGGAACTACACCAACCAACCGCGTCACTGAAAATGATGAGATCAGTGAGGAGATGCACATGTCCTTCTGTGTGGTGGTATGGTTTCTGGTTGTATTTtagtagaaagaaaataattcctATAGGACACTACTCACAGAAAAAGTCTGTAGATTATCTTGATTAACCAGATCATGATTTGTGGATAAAGACATCACTGttgagttttttggggggtttttttgcaaGTGCCATCTGGTACCATGACATTGGAGAGAAGGTTTGTCGATatctcaaaaaaaaacattaaaaaagccCTCCAGgtaagaagaagaatgtgtatttttgattttggggtttAACTGTAATATTTCTCAGGGTCCTGGTCAGACAATGGCAATGACTGTGCCAATGACCATAGAATAAATAGTCCATATCATATTTGCGAGTCTGGATAAATGGTCAGCAAAGCTTTATAAACGCCTAAAAAGAGGCGATTATAAAGACAAAACGGGGATCAAGTGGTACCTTTTTAGTTTCCCATACATTTAAAAGACTGCTTCTTCAAAGAGTGCAGTGCTGATGTCCCTCACACCTGTGATTTCCCTGGTCTTTCCCTGAACTGTTCTATATTTAAAACAGTCTAAGACTTGTGTTAGAGATGCAACTGTGGGGCATTAGACAAGGATTCAGCTGCCAGGGTATGACGCACAACAATGCTTTGAAGACTCAGTGAATCAAAGACTGGGAGCTCACAAATTGACAGTATTTTCCTCAGagtatgtatgtctgtgttgGGTTTTCCATCGCGCCCCAAAATTATTGCCTGTAGCCAATTATTGTTATTGGATATGCCATGGATAGAGGCCATACTGGTTTATGAAATCCTCCCTAAGCTGCTTTTATTTGCGATTGTCAGGATCGAGAAGCGGGCCAAGTACAGCAGACGCAGGGCCTACAATGACGACGCAGACATCGACTACATTAACGAGAGGAACGCCAAGTTCAACAAGAAGGCAGAGCGTTTCTACGGAAAATACACAGCAGAGATCAAACAAAACTTGGAGAGAGGCACAGCAGTCTAGTGGATCCATTCACCTCAGCAGACATGTTCGCTGTTTGagctttttgtctttattgaggAGTCTTGGAtgcatctttttcttctctggaCTTGCTGCATACCAAGAGTGTTGGCATTCTGAAATGAGCTTTTGTAATAAAAAGgcagtgttgttttgtttagtttttttttcatatatcaTGCTGAGGTTTGAAAGATAATTAAATTTTCTGTAAAATATGTAACCCGTGGTGTTCTTTGTACAGTATtagacataaaaacaacactgttatgattcttcttattctttatttttaaataaaccacTCACAATTACCCAGTTATCTTGCACGCTTGTCGGTTTCTCTGTTGGTTTACTGCGTGTGGTCTCATGACGGAGGGGTTGTGAGCGTGAGAATGAGCCACCATCAAAACCATCAAACCCTCGGGGCATGTCTGGCAGTAGATGCCAGCCAAAAGAATGTTGGAGTGTAGGTGCACACAAGAGATAAGGACCAACAATTGAGcaattgaatttatttattattatcaccGGCATCTCACTTTAACCAATTAGCCCCAGGGCTGCGACACAAGCAGGAGAGCCTTGTGACCGGAGAAGATGTGAAAATGGGTTCCCATGTCTCCTGTTACTGAGCTCACCATGGGGGTGTTGCTCCCTCAACAGGGCATTGTTTTATGTAGGCAAAGGCTGACCAGCATTGAGTTGACTTCAAGTTCATTATTATATTGTGTTGTACCGGTGAACCACGCAGAC is from Sparus aurata chromosome 16, fSpaAur1.1, whole genome shotgun sequence and encodes:
- the syf2 gene encoding pre-mRNA-splicing factor syf2, translated to MASCSEESVTATEEEPTETATSEKREARLRKFRELHFKRNEARKLNHQEVVEEDKRLKLPSNWEAKKARLEWELAEDQKKKACADRGEDYDRVKLLEITADDAERWERKKKKKNPDTGFAGYAEAQLRQYQRLTKQIRPDMESYEKQREECGEDFHPTSNSLIHGTHVPTKEGIDRMVEDVEKQIEKRAKYSRRRAYNDDADIDYINERNAKFNKKAERFYGKYTAEIKQNLERGTAV